From a region of the Hyalangium minutum genome:
- a CDS encoding transglycosylase SLT domain-containing protein gives MGGLRGAWVVLACVGVLGGRAVWAQAPGEEAPSDEVLSEEQLEQLLDSPAEQPSGADLNEAMFGLEQLTPYFAEGTLAKARAEYDRGRYRKARTLLSQEQQTLPVRFLMAQSALNLRDDVTAAEEFAALAEEYVPLRDHCLMRAAQSNEKLRKLELAATQYQAVDPSSPLYPDARFNLARVLERRRDLNGALNALAELIESRKARGPDAVRMQALLATCDLARKQGLYNVEHKALLEVWATSPLSREAERARRRLQGLPLPLKWRVRRADALVDLHRNHAAMELLDGVVPHVALPDPVGCNARLIYGEALRKERQHHKAIQVLSPVVEQCHLPEVRPQALYVLGYSQSVVDKDAAVGTYDTLARDYPEHGYADDALFFAGWLFQRKGELDAAMTRYDELARKYPTGNFASEALFRSYWLHQRRGEHAAALGALQAVEKMPQAARTDEALWRARYWIARTMEMQNEVPAALAGYERIAADRPATWYGMLARSRLALLAPGRLVRAPPVSATPIAMVAPVSTAPVSVAPASVAPVSGAPVSATSATLTSMQTVAPEPTAEPAVIWPLPMGGLAKDPRFAAGVELIRLGMSGAVQELLAVEQRALPEGPARLLYQIVQRTGRGWAARKVARSTLRDEVRGPLSSTSRPIWEATWPLAFRTLIERQAKTNRLDPDLLQGLIREESRFNPRARSSTGALGLTQLMPATARQVAASLKLAAVGEQTLLQPDQNVRIGAAYLGQLLKHFGGNAAYAVAAYNAGPGAVERWRKALPQADLDEWVEHITFDETRDYVKNVLGSYNAYKQLYGSQSPLLQITTMTPANGAGLAEREAGMGGSGSEVLQK, from the coding sequence ATGGGCGGATTGCGTGGCGCGTGGGTGGTGCTGGCGTGCGTGGGCGTGCTTGGGGGGCGGGCGGTGTGGGCCCAGGCTCCTGGCGAGGAGGCTCCGTCCGACGAGGTGCTGTCGGAGGAGCAGCTCGAGCAGCTGCTGGACTCTCCAGCCGAGCAGCCCTCGGGCGCGGACCTGAATGAGGCGATGTTCGGGCTGGAGCAGCTCACGCCCTACTTCGCCGAGGGGACGCTGGCCAAGGCCCGGGCTGAGTACGACCGGGGCCGGTACCGCAAGGCGCGGACACTGCTCTCGCAGGAGCAGCAGACGCTTCCGGTTCGCTTCCTGATGGCGCAGAGCGCGCTGAACCTGCGCGATGACGTCACCGCGGCCGAGGAGTTCGCGGCGCTGGCCGAGGAGTACGTGCCGCTGAGAGACCACTGCTTGATGCGCGCGGCCCAGTCCAACGAGAAGCTGCGCAAGCTGGAGCTGGCGGCCACCCAGTACCAGGCGGTGGATCCGAGCTCGCCGCTCTATCCGGACGCGCGGTTCAACCTGGCGCGGGTGCTGGAGCGGCGGAGGGACTTGAACGGAGCGCTGAACGCGCTGGCGGAACTCATCGAGAGCCGCAAGGCGCGCGGACCAGACGCCGTCCGCATGCAGGCGCTGCTGGCCACGTGTGATTTGGCGCGCAAGCAGGGCCTGTACAACGTGGAGCACAAGGCGCTGCTCGAGGTGTGGGCCACGAGTCCGTTGTCCCGGGAGGCGGAGCGCGCCCGGCGGCGGCTGCAGGGGCTGCCGCTGCCGCTGAAGTGGCGGGTGCGCCGGGCGGATGCGCTGGTGGATCTGCACCGCAACCACGCGGCGATGGAACTGCTCGACGGGGTGGTTCCCCACGTGGCGCTGCCGGACCCGGTGGGGTGCAATGCGCGCCTCATCTATGGCGAGGCGCTGCGCAAGGAGCGGCAGCACCACAAGGCGATTCAGGTGCTCTCGCCGGTGGTGGAGCAGTGCCACCTACCGGAGGTCCGGCCGCAGGCGCTCTACGTGCTGGGCTACTCGCAGTCCGTGGTGGACAAGGACGCGGCGGTCGGCACGTACGACACGCTGGCGCGCGACTACCCGGAGCACGGCTATGCGGATGACGCCCTGTTCTTCGCGGGCTGGCTGTTCCAGCGCAAGGGCGAGCTGGATGCCGCGATGACCCGGTACGACGAACTGGCCAGGAAGTACCCCACGGGCAACTTCGCGTCCGAGGCGCTCTTCCGCTCGTACTGGCTGCACCAGCGGCGGGGGGAGCATGCGGCGGCGCTGGGGGCGCTCCAGGCGGTGGAGAAGATGCCGCAGGCGGCGCGGACGGACGAAGCGCTCTGGCGGGCGCGGTACTGGATCGCCCGGACGATGGAGATGCAGAACGAGGTGCCTGCGGCGCTCGCGGGCTATGAGCGCATCGCGGCCGATCGGCCTGCGACGTGGTACGGGATGCTGGCGCGCTCGCGGCTTGCGCTGCTGGCGCCGGGGCGGCTGGTGCGTGCACCGCCCGTCTCCGCGACGCCGATCGCCATGGTGGCTCCCGTCTCCACGGCTCCTGTCTCCGTGGCACCGGCCTCCGTGGCGCCTGTTTCTGGGGCGCCGGTCTCGGCGACTTCGGCCACCCTGACGTCCATGCAGACGGTGGCGCCGGAACCCACGGCGGAGCCTGCGGTGATCTGGCCGCTGCCGATGGGTGGGCTGGCCAAGGATCCGCGCTTTGCGGCGGGAGTGGAGCTGATCCGGCTGGGAATGTCCGGTGCGGTGCAGGAACTGCTCGCGGTGGAGCAGCGGGCGCTGCCGGAGGGCCCGGCGCGGCTGCTGTACCAGATTGTCCAGCGCACGGGGCGGGGCTGGGCGGCGCGCAAGGTGGCGCGCTCCACGCTGCGGGACGAGGTGCGAGGCCCGCTGAGCTCCACGTCCCGGCCGATCTGGGAGGCCACGTGGCCGCTTGCGTTCCGCACGCTCATCGAGCGCCAGGCGAAGACGAACCGGCTGGATCCGGACCTGCTGCAGGGGCTCATCCGCGAGGAGAGCCGGTTCAATCCTCGGGCGCGCTCGTCCACGGGAGCGCTGGGACTCACGCAGCTGATGCCCGCGACGGCGCGCCAGGTGGCGGCCTCGCTGAAGCTGGCGGCGGTGGGGGAGCAGACGCTGCTGCAGCCGGACCAGAACGTGCGGATCGGCGCGGCGTACCTGGGGCAGCTGCTCAAGCACTTTGGAGGGAACGCCGCGTACGCGGTGGCCGCATACAACGCGGGGCCTGGAGCGGTGGAGCGCTGGCGGAAGGCGCTGCCGCAGGCGGACCTCGACGAGTGGGTGGAGCACATCACCTTCGACGAGACGCGGGACTACGTGAAGAACGTGCTGGGCAGCTACAACGCCTACAAGCAGCTCTACGGCTCGCAGTCGCCGCTGCTGCAGATCACCACCATGACTCCCGCCAATGGTGCGGGGCTGGCGGAGCGTGAGGCGGGAATGGGCGGCTCGGGTTCCGAGGTCCTGCAGAAGTGA
- a CDS encoding MXAN_6652 family MXYO-CTERM-anchored protein yields the protein MHPQFRITSVFAALALWSSPALATSTGITGQSGKDGMTCSTCHKGGELPTVEFEGPTSLEPGATGQYALIIRGGAAKTGGINIAVDSAETSLLASSAGLKKLGTELTHSAPQPFNAGVLRFDFSLVAPATDVTLTLFGAGNSTNADLKSDGDRSSTAKLSVKIGKGTPVDVPQEEEPEENADGGGCAAAGSAPIWGCMLAGLMLFRRRQG from the coding sequence ATGCATCCTCAGTTCCGTATCACGAGCGTGTTCGCCGCTTTGGCGCTGTGGTCCTCCCCTGCTCTCGCCACCAGCACGGGCATCACCGGGCAGTCTGGCAAGGACGGGATGACGTGCAGCACGTGTCATAAAGGGGGAGAGCTTCCCACCGTGGAGTTCGAGGGCCCCACGAGCCTGGAGCCAGGGGCCACGGGCCAGTACGCCCTCATCATCCGGGGAGGCGCCGCGAAGACGGGTGGGATCAACATCGCCGTGGACAGCGCGGAGACCTCTCTCCTGGCCAGCAGCGCCGGGCTCAAGAAGCTGGGGACCGAGTTGACGCATTCCGCTCCCCAGCCCTTCAACGCCGGGGTGCTGCGCTTCGACTTCTCGCTCGTCGCGCCCGCGACCGATGTGACGCTCACGCTCTTTGGGGCCGGTAACTCCACCAACGCGGACCTCAAAAGCGATGGGGACAGGTCTTCCACCGCGAAGCTGAGCGTGAAGATTGGGAAGGGCACACCCGTGGACGTCCCCCAGGAGGAAGAGCCAGAGGAGAACGCGGATGGGGGTGGATGCGCCGCTGCTGGGAGTGCGCCCATCTGGGGCTGCATGCTGGCAGGCTTGATGTTGTTCCGGCGCCGCCAGGGCTGA
- a CDS encoding PDZ domain-containing protein: MKSMSVLLWGMVVVTLAGCSNEAQPPEGNTGEAPRTEVGEAELADLLAPELGDAAAAYEARTARYRLFGVQLSPVRTESFATLADTETWETRNLHVGELLGRNLRVTAITSAGLQLTGPEGSQLLPVGRDVSLRVIRHRFDTAAVHEGRLRWKVKSSVVSQLRGKYGLGAHAETLRVFPQPAIQLTDVQENGVFARLGLHEGDVLFRMNGAPLSPDQLGALADRLSTPGGTVQLQVYREASFQTLTYEVTDSLR; encoded by the coding sequence ATGAAGAGCATGTCTGTGTTGCTGTGGGGAATGGTTGTGGTGACGCTCGCCGGTTGCTCCAATGAAGCGCAGCCGCCGGAGGGAAACACTGGGGAGGCACCGCGCACGGAGGTGGGTGAGGCGGAGCTCGCGGACCTGCTGGCACCGGAGCTGGGCGACGCGGCGGCGGCGTATGAGGCGCGCACCGCCCGCTATCGCCTCTTCGGAGTCCAGCTCAGCCCCGTTCGAACCGAGTCCTTCGCGACGCTGGCGGACACGGAGACCTGGGAGACGCGCAACCTGCACGTGGGAGAGCTGCTGGGCCGCAATCTCCGGGTGACGGCCATCACCTCCGCAGGGCTCCAGCTCACGGGGCCCGAGGGCTCCCAGCTGCTCCCGGTGGGCCGGGACGTGTCCCTGCGCGTCATCCGCCACCGCTTCGACACGGCCGCCGTCCACGAGGGCCGGCTCCGTTGGAAGGTGAAAAGCAGCGTGGTGTCGCAGCTCCGCGGCAAATACGGCCTGGGCGCGCATGCGGAGACCCTGAGGGTGTTTCCACAGCCCGCCATCCAGCTCACCGACGTTCAGGAGAACGGAGTCTTCGCGCGGCTCGGCCTCCACGAGGGAGATGTGCTGTTCCGCATGAATGGAGCGCCGCTCTCCCCTGACCAACTGGGAGCCCTGGCCGATCGGCTGTCCACACCCGGCGGCACGGTGCAGCTCCAGGTGTACCGAGAGGCTTCCTTCCAGACCCTCACCTACGAGGTGACGGACTCCCTCCGCTGA
- a CDS encoding SGNH/GDSL hydrolase family protein, translated as MSTSRMRILCAVAAGLLAGVAWAELPTKQSNVGDSMSQGAIADGWPADRPELSWVQGTSSSVFSIFMRYRELVPSFTQQPESVSGAEMVGGSNNFAVQASRICAQEEKPQHVSVLLGANDVCNRPRSSSSDATANMYSLDTWVNALRAGLDQLAACLSPGATVHVLSFPRVDFLYAAGNAKSLYCSYVIWPAAGICRIVTAERNGGRRAQIGARINEYNAATRAEVDLYAANIDGRNPRGVRFVADWQGSLEEGFQNTSVGTYVFRASDLNGTDCFHPSVSAQRKLACAAWATNPDGAGVVGECFQ; from the coding sequence GTGAGCACATCTCGAATGCGGATTCTCTGCGCAGTGGCAGCGGGGCTCCTGGCAGGTGTGGCATGGGCCGAGCTCCCCACCAAGCAGTCCAACGTGGGTGACAGCATGTCCCAAGGCGCGATCGCGGATGGGTGGCCCGCGGATCGCCCGGAGCTGAGCTGGGTGCAAGGCACCTCCAGCAGCGTCTTCTCGATCTTCATGCGGTATCGGGAGCTCGTCCCTTCCTTCACCCAGCAACCCGAGTCCGTCTCGGGCGCGGAGATGGTCGGCGGGAGCAACAACTTCGCCGTCCAGGCATCGCGGATCTGCGCGCAGGAGGAGAAGCCCCAGCACGTCTCTGTCCTCCTCGGCGCCAACGACGTGTGCAACCGGCCGAGATCCTCCAGCTCGGATGCCACCGCGAACATGTACTCGCTCGACACCTGGGTCAACGCGCTGCGCGCGGGGCTGGATCAGCTGGCGGCCTGCCTCTCGCCGGGCGCGACGGTACACGTGCTGAGCTTCCCTCGGGTGGATTTCCTCTACGCCGCTGGGAATGCCAAGAGCCTGTATTGCTCGTACGTCATCTGGCCCGCCGCAGGCATCTGCCGCATCGTCACCGCAGAGAGGAACGGCGGCCGGCGAGCGCAGATCGGCGCTCGCATCAATGAATACAACGCGGCGACCCGTGCCGAGGTCGATCTCTACGCAGCCAACATCGACGGCCGCAACCCGCGAGGCGTGCGCTTCGTGGCGGACTGGCAGGGCTCCCTCGAGGAGGGCTTCCAGAACACTTCGGTGGGCACGTACGTCTTCCGCGCGTCGGACCTCAACGGCACCGACTGCTTCCACCCCAGCGTGTCGGCGCAGCGAAAGCTGGCGTGCGCAGCCTGGGCCACCAACCCGGATGGCGCGGGCGTTGTCGGGGAGTGCTTCCAGTAA
- a CDS encoding GFA family protein translates to MACHCTGCQRMSSSAFSLSMAVPTPGFEVLSGEPVVGGLHGPTKHMFCGHCMTWMFTRPEGMDFFVNLRPSMLDDWSWFVPFIETYAEVKRPWAATGAVHSYPQFPEMSAYEGLIAEFAAKGVRPK, encoded by the coding sequence ATGGCGTGTCACTGCACGGGCTGTCAGCGCATGAGCTCGAGTGCTTTCAGCCTGTCGATGGCGGTGCCGACGCCCGGCTTTGAGGTCCTCTCCGGCGAGCCGGTGGTCGGGGGGCTGCATGGGCCGACGAAGCACATGTTCTGCGGCCACTGCATGACGTGGATGTTCACGCGGCCCGAGGGCATGGACTTCTTCGTGAACCTCCGGCCGAGCATGCTCGACGACTGGAGCTGGTTCGTGCCGTTCATCGAGACCTACGCGGAGGTGAAACGGCCCTGGGCGGCAACGGGCGCGGTGCACTCCTACCCGCAGTTTCCGGAGATGTCCGCGTACGAAGGGCTCATCGCCGAGTTCGCCGCGAAGGGTGTGCGTCCCAAGTAG